One Aegilops tauschii subsp. strangulata cultivar AL8/78 chromosome 2, Aet v6.0, whole genome shotgun sequence genomic window, ATAACCTCATTACAAACAGGTCCCTGCAGGATATTTTAAGAAGGAAAGAAACCTGATTTCTTCTGAAACCCAAACCCTTGTGCGGCAGCGGAGGCGGAGCGGCTGGCTGTCGCAAGACGAAGGTGCGGTGAACTCCCTCCTCTGATTTCTCTTCCAAATAATTGTACCACGATGCTTCTCTGATCTTCGCCGTCAGTCTGCCGGCTGCGGCCCCTCGGCAGTCGCTCTCGCTCCCCCTACTTCCTCCCCCTTTTGGATTAGGCGTACGCACTGCTGTACCGATGAAATTGACCATGGAAGCTCTGTTCAAGTTTGGACTGTAGGGATTTGTGTGTTCATTGAACTGTAAGACGGTTTAtagaaagaaagaaaatcaaTTTGGAGGAAATCCTTCCTTCTGATGATATAAGATTGGGGACCTAGGTTTTGGCGTCTTATACTATTTTGATCGATATAGTAACCAGATTTTGATTATGGGCATCCCCACTTTTGCCAAACATGGGATACATGATTGTTACTAACTGACTAAGACTCTGAGGTAGGAGTGCTGCGTCCCAATAATCATGATGCTGATGAAATAGGAACTTTTGGAAAACGCATTTTGTTTTGAGGCCATATAAATCGATAGGTTAATCTAACAAGAGGGATCTCTGATGAACGAATTATGATATGGAGTGACTGTAGAATTTAGTCTTTGCTGTTTTTATTTGTGGCCCATAGCCATTAGTATCGTATAACCTGCAGGATATAGAGCCTTAGTTATTATCAGAACCAAATAAAATGCATCTCTTTGTGTCAAAGTCGTATTAGACAGAGGAAGGATAACTCCCCTAATCCCTGTCTGTGCCAAGGAAGAATGGAGATGGAATTTAGGACTACTTTCACTTTTCGTGTGTAATGTTTTGAAGTACTTTGATTTTGAGCTTTAATCAATCATTCAATCTGCAACAACAATTTAGGTTATATTTTAGCAAAAGTTTGATTTCCCTTGATCTATAATGTTCCTTGCAATCATGAGTTTCTTCTCTTTACCTTGAACATGTACTCATATAGCTACTTATAGCTACTTACTGCTGCAACCTTTATTTTGTTGATGTAGCAGGTTTCTTGGAATTACATCTTTCTGCAAACTGAATATTGTTCGACGATATTAGACTTTGATTCGTACCATGGATTTTCTTGAACCAACATTAGCCTTAGATGAGACACATTATCAAGAGGGTTATACAAATGGGTATGATGATGGCCTGGTATCTGGAAAGGAAGAGGCAAGGCAGGTTGGCTTAAAGAATGGTTTCCAGGCTGGCGAAGAACTGGGATTCTATCAGGGCTGCTTGGATGTGTGGATGTCAGTAATTCGCCTTGATCAAGATGCATTCTCAGCTCGGGTGAGGAAATACATGGAGCAACTAGCTGCACTTGTGAGCAACTATCCTTTGTCTGATCCAGAGGATGAGCAGCTTCAAGGCATGATGAGGGAGATAAGACTGAAATTCAGCGTTATCACGGGAAGCTTAGGAGCAAAATTGGGGTATGAAGGTCGCCCCACATCATCTGAGCAAGACATCGAGGATATGTAGCTTGTTTGGAATTATCGAAAGGTCCCTTGTGGATTATGAAATCTCAGTCACCACTTTGAAACCGATATTTGGTGTCAATAGAGTTTCCTTTTGATTTTGTACTTATGATGTTCAGTTTCACGTATTATGCTGCCACTGGGATAACGGAGGATATTTGGAGCACTGTATCTAGATGTATGTAACAGAGGATTTTTGCAGTCATGTTGTTTATTATATGTGGTCTTCTCCTTTCAAGATGAGATGATTTTCTTCACTGTATCTAGATGATTTCGGGAGTACATGTTTTATGCCGGTCGCATATATTTCCACTGGCAGTTTCCCCTCGGTTTGTATAATTTCCACTCTAAGCAGTGAGTAATTTAGGTGCTATATGCTGACTTGACAAATGACTGATTAGTGCTTATTATTCACACATTATGTCAGCATATTGTCCAACCCTCTTCGTAGGGACCCTATTCTCCAAGCTGATTTCATGCCTTGTACTGTATAAGGCATCTTCTAAGAATATAAAGATATGGGGCTATTTATAACATGACTCACCGGCACTTCGTTTTCTTTTGCCGTCATTCAAGCTTGAGTATTATTCAGCAAAACCAGCGGCTGCCTTTTCTTTGATAGAGCACGATAGTGCATAATTGCTGGATTGAGATCAAACTCACTACATGATGAAGAGTTGCTAACATGAGAGCCAATTGTTATGTTGTTACAGCAGATAATCTCATGTACACACCATTAGGGGCAAACGGTATTCACAAAAAATTCACAGAAGGTAGAAATACATACACAGTGTAAGCATACATGCTCAGTTATTGGTACAGGCTATTTGCACGTGGTGTATTAGCCAGCCCTGATTCTAGCATTATTTTATAGTATAAATCTATCTATTGGTGctgtagcggcggcggcggcgaggtcggcGGCAGCCCGAGGCGAGCTCGCCTCATCAGGTTGTACTCGAGCAGCCTCTGCGCATCCGGCATCACCTCCTTGACGCCGTCGAGCGCGCGAAACCGCTCCGCCCAGGCCGCCAGCAGCGGCGTCGCGGCGGCGTCGAGCAGCCTCACGCCGCACATGGCCTCGGACGTCTGCAGCCACCCGACGAAGCCGCCGAGCACGACGTCCACGAGCCCCACCGTGTCCCCGCCGAAGAAGCCCTTCCCCTTGGAGCACTCCCCGAACGCTCGCTCCAGCGTCTCCAGGGCGGCGCCGACCCGCCCCGCCGCCTCTGCCCTCTCCTCGCCGGTGCGTCCGCCGTAGACGGGCAGCCACGCGCTGAGCAGCTCGCCGTCGACGTAGGAGGCCCAGAAGCGAGCGACGGCGCGCTCGTGCGGGTCGGGAGGGAGGAGGCGCGGGGAGCTGGCCGGGAAAGCCTCGTCGACGTACTGCACGATGAGCTGCGACTCGGGGACGGGCTTGCCGTTGTGGATGAGCACCGGCACCCTCTTGTGCACGGGGTTGGAGGCGAGGAGGAGCGGGCTCTTGCCGTCGAAGAGGCCCACCTCCTCCACGTACGCGTAGGGGAGGCCCTTGAGGTTGAGGGCGAAGCGCGCGCGCAACGCGAACGGGCTCGACCAGTACCCCACCAGCGTCAGCTCCTCCTCCATGCCGACCGCCGACTGGTGTAGTACTCCTACCAGCGAGTAGTGGTGACCACTGATAAATGGCAGCTAGACTTTTCACAGTACTACTGGGGTACTATATACTACTCCTAGTTGGTTTTCGATCACGTGCTATATGATCATGTGACATGTGATTCCTCAATACTCCATGTCATGCATGACGTTGAGCCAGACTTTGCTATCAGTATCTCTTAGTGCGGCATCGGTTTACTCTGTTATCTCTCtattagagcaactctagcagaccccgcaaaatctcgacccgcaaaacgcgtttgcagtttCACAAAGATCGAAAACTAGCGTGGCCGAACAGAAACCGTATCTGAAACTGCATAATTTGAAAAAAACAGTTTCGCGGGAGAAATTGCACCTCGTGGACGCGAGTAGTTCATCACGTACTACATAGATTTTACATGATCAAACACTACAAACATTAGTTCATACTACATACTACATCAATACTAGTACTAGAGGGGTGGGGATCTCACGGCggcgagctcgcggccatggacgACGCCGTGGAGGAGCTCAATCCTCCTCGCCGGAGCTGCAGAGGTCGATGTACTTCGCCCTCTGCTCCTCGCGGATGCACCGCCACTCCTCGTCCTTCTCCTTGGCGGCGACCGCCTGCCGCCACTGGAGGTCTTCGAGCTCCTCGGCGTGGCGCCGgcgctccgcctcctcgcgcaTGCTCCGCTCGGCAATGGCGTCCGCAACCGTGTCGACGTCGGCGACGAAATCTCCGGCCTGACGACTCCGTGGCGGCCGAGCGGAGCGGGCTCCTCGGGCTCCTCCTCGATGGGGACGAACTCGAAGTCGTCCGGCTCCTCCGACCACTCCCTCTTCACGGGGAGAAGGCCCGCGTCGGAAGAGGAGGAGCTCCCGGCGTAGGAAGATCTcgccgcggaggagaaggacgcgGCAGACGACGGGGTACGGCCGCGCCGACTGTCGTACTCCTCCGTCTCGCGGACGCAGAAACTCGCCGGCGGCGACAGGCCACGGTTGGTTCACTTCCGGGCCCCGCGCTTCCTCGCGCCGTCCGACCGGACGCGCCGCTCGCGCTCGGGGTCGCTTTCGCTGCCGGAGCCGCGTCCGGAGCTCCACATGGCGGCtggaggaggggaggtggtcgccggcggcgagaaatGTGGAGAAGGTGGTGGGGAATTGCATGGCTCAGCGGCGGTGGGGGATAGGGTTTCGACCCGCAAACACGCCGCGGAACCGTAGATAGATTGGTCGGGGCGTGCGGTTTGCGGGCCGCGGCAAAAAAAATTACGGGCCGGGCGAGTATGCGGGCTCTGTTCTGGCTGAAAATTTGGGCTGAGCCCGCATACTCGCCGGAATTTTGCGGTTTCGCGtcttttgcggggtctgctagagttgctcttagagcatctccactcgttCGCCTCCCCCCCAGCGCATAGGCCGGCGCTCTTTCGGGCGCTCGCCCGACGATTTTTAGGCCCTGGGGGCGATCTAGGCCCCAGCCACGCCCCCAGGTGCCGCCCTCAAGGCGTCGAAATTTCAAACTTGGTCCATTTCCGCTACCAAAAAGACGCCACAAGTCCGGCGATCAGCGCCATAGTTCAGCGATCACCTTGCCACAATTCGGCGATCAAATAAAAAGTTCGGCGTGCAAAAGAAAGGACGGACGCGTAGGCAATGCATCAAACGGCGGTGTCAGCCTCCGGCGTCGGAGGAGTCAGCGTGCGAGGGCTGGTCGGCGTCGGCACGGCTTCTGTGTTGGGCGTCGTCGAGGCATCATCGctcgggcttggcggcggcgtgGGCATCGGCGTGGGAGTTGGCGCCGCGGTCGGCGGTATCTGGTTCGGGATGAGGCCACACTCCgccaggtaccacgccttgacctgCTCGTCGCCGCTCCGGAGCATGTCCGCACCCCCATAAGAAGGTCagatctgttggggaacgtagtaatttcaaaaaaattatatgcacacgcaagatcatggtgatgcatagcaacgagaggggagagtgttgtccacgtaccctcgtagaccgatagcggaagcgttaacacaacgcgcttgatgtagtcgtacgtcttcacgatccgaccgatcaagtaccgaacgcacgacacctccgagttcagcacacgttcagctcgatgacgtccctcgaactccgatccagccaagtgttgagggagagtttcgtcagcacgacggcgtggtgacaatgatgatgttctaccgacgcagggcttcgcctaagctccgctacgatattatcgaggtgtaatatggtggagaggggcaccgcacacggctaaaagatcgtagatcaattgtgtgtctatggggtgcccccttgcccccgtatataaaggagcaaggggaaggccgccggccaaggaggagggcgcgccaaaggggggagtcctactcccaccgggagtaggactcctcctttccttgttggagtaggaaaatggaagggagaaggagaaagaaggaagggggtgccccccctccctagtccaattcggactagcccatggggaggggtgcggccaccctttggggcctttctctcctttcccgtatggcccattaaggcccaatacgaattcccgtaactctccggtactccgataaatacccgaatcactcggaacctttccgaagtccgaatatagtcgtccaatatatcgatctttacgtctcggccatttcgagactcctcgtcaagtccctgatctcatctgggactccgaactccttcggtacatcaaaacacataacctcataatataaccgtcatcgtaacgttaagcgtgcggaccctacgggttcgagaactatgtagacatgaccgagacacctctccggtcaataaccaatagcggaacctggatgctcatattggctcccacatattctacgaagatctttatcggtcaaaccgcataacaacatacgttgttctctttgtcatcggtatgttacttgcctgagattcgatcatcggtatctcaatacctagttcaatctcgttaccggcaagtctctttactcgttccgtaatacatcatcccgcaactaactcattagttacaatgcttgcaaggcttatagtgatgtgcattaccgagtgggcccagagatacctctccgacaatcggagtgacaaatcctaatctcgaaatacgccaacccaacaagtacctttggagacacctgtagagcacctttataatcacctagttacgttgtgatgtttggtagcacataaagtgttcctccggtaaacgggagttgcataatctcatagtcataggaacatgtataagtcatgaagaaagcaatagcaacatactaaacgatcgagtgctaagctaacggaatgggtcaagtcaatcacatcattctcctaatgatgtgatcccgttaatcaaatgacaacccatgtcaatggctaggaaacttaaccatctttgatcaacgagctagtcaagtagaggcatagtagtgacactctgtttgtctatgtattcacacatgtattatgtttccggttaatacaattctagcatgaataataaatatttatcatgatataaggaaataaataataactttattattgcctctagggcatatttccttcaaggtcggtgttcctcttcttcgcggTGACGTTGGTCCGGAGCAGGTCAAGCTTGACGGCGCTGTTCATCATCAACGCCGACCACCGCGCCTCGGTTTTCTCTTCCCACTGTGCGGCCCGGGTCTGGGCGTCGGCGATGCAATGCTTGATGGACTCTTGCACACGCGCAGTAGTCGACTCGGTGTGTTTCCCCGACTTGGCCCTTTTGTTGCCGTCCGGGCGCCCGTCGGCCGCGCCCGGCGTCGGCGCGTCCGACTTGTACGTCTCCTTGGCCTTGGCGAGGGTGCGCCGGACATCGGCCCACTTCTCGCACTTCTCGATCCGGGAGAAGACGTGGAGCTACTTGAAATCTTGGTCGTTGCTGTCCTGGCGAAACATGGCGAACATCTGCACTATCTGTGCCGAGGAACAGCAGTCGACGGCGCACATGGCGAAAATAAGAGGGAGAGACCGGCGTGCCATACCTGATCCTCGATGCTGGTGTCGCTCTCCGGGCGAGCCGCGATCTCCTCGACGATCCCATGCCATTTGTTGCACGCCGTTTGGATGAGCCCCCAATGGTTCGCCATTGCCTTCGACCCGCGCTGCATGTAGACGCCTTTGAAGTAGGGGTCGACGAGCTTGCGCTCGTcgaactcggccttgatgcgctcccAATGCGTGTCAACGTTCTGGTTCGTGCCGGTGATTGGGTCGAGGCAGACGATTTTCCACGCTTCGGTGAGGCACTCGTCTTCTTTGGACGCCCACTTGACGCGCGGCTCGCCGGTCCTGGccgcccgcttcttcttcttcttccctttccTCGCCGGAGTAGGCgccagctcctcctcctcctcttcttcctcctcctccttgtctgGCTCCTCCTCGCCGTAGTCGAGCTCGCCATCCATGTCTCCGTTGAGGTCCATTGTGTCATCTTGGGCAGTGAATccgggggaggcggcggcggccgagccAGTCGTGATGATGTCACCCATGCGGCCTCCGTCGCGTCGGTGTCGCCGAGATGCGATGAAGAGGCTTGTGAGAAGAGCAGCGTGCCACGACGGAGAggtggcgtcgggaggctgcgtaGGCCGGCGGCGAGTAGGTGTACGGAGGGTACTGCACGCCGGCGAAGGCGGGCGAGGGCGTGCACTGGGTCGGGTGaccatgggggaaggtgatgttgGGGTTGAACCCGCCGTGCGCGTCGCCGTTGGCGTAGCCCGGGGGTGGCGTACAGCCCCAGGGTTGTGGCGACGACGAGAAGCCCGCCGGAGACCCGACGCTTTGCTTGCTCCAGGACGCATATGGGCCGTGGCCGCCGGGTGGATTCATCATCCCTGCGCGAGCCGCCTCGGCTTCTTCGGCCGCGCGGTCTGCTTGCTCCGCCACGGCCGCAGCCGCGAGCGTCGCCCTGTCCCGGGCCTTCTTGGCGTTAGCCCTGTTCCGCCGGTCGGTGGTGACAGCCTCCCGACGCTGAACTTCCGCCCTCCAGTCGGCGTTAGACATGCCCGGGGGCTTGGACGGCGGCGCCCTCTGCTTCTCTGCTTCAGCTGGGTGGTGGCGACGGCGGTGGCATCCGTTGTGGCGCGAGGGGCCACGTACTTCTTCGGCGGCATGGCGGCCGActgggaggggaggaggaggagattgGCGGGAGGAATGGAGAATGGGAGGGAAGCCGAGGGGGGAAAGCGGGGGGAACGGCAGGAAAGGGGCCTCCTCTCGTCGACAGAGCGGCCCCACGCCCCTTTTCGCTTCGGCTGGCGCTCCCAGGCGAACCTCGGGCAGTTGGGTTCGACTCAGGTTCGCCGGCTGTTATTTCGGCCCAAACCGACGCTAAATGAGATCCTGCGGgtgcgactgggccgattttcgGGCACCAGCGCTAAAAAAATGCCttgggggcctgttgggggcgcggctggagatgctagagcatctccaatagatggtccaTATGTAAAAATACCTAACTTTTGGATCTTCGAGAGAAGTAAACGTTGCTCGAACAGACGGTCTATATCTATAAAAAATTGGACCACCGCCTCCCAAAGATGTAAAATTGAAAACTTCGTGATGCAAATTTACATCACGAGATACAAGTGATGTAAAACCGTGGCCGCTCGCCAAACGACCAACCGCCACTTCATTCGCCTTCCGCCTCATGACCACCCGCCCGCGACCCGCCCGTCCGCCGGCCCCCACCTTCGCTGCCGCCATGGTCGAAGCCGACGACCCCGCCGCTTTCTCCGCTGCCACCGCAGCCGGTGGGCTGACCCACGTCGCCGCCGCCATTGCCGCTGCAGCAAActcgccctccgccgccgcgtccatgccgccgcccccgcccacCACCCTGGCCGGTCGCCACcgtgtgatacgtccattttgcatcatgcttttatatcaatatttattgcattatgggttgttattacacgtcatgtcacaatacttatgcccattctctcttattttgcaaggtttacatgaagagggagaatgccggcagctggaattctgggctggaaaatgagcaaatattagagacctattctgcacaactccaaaagtcctgaaactccacggaggtcatttttggaatttataaaaaaaatactgagcgaagaaaataccagagggggcccacaccctggccacgagggtgggggcgcgccccctgcctcgtgggccccctggcaggcctccggtgcccatcttctgctatatgaagtattttgttcgagaaaaaaatcataagcaagctttcgggaagaaactccgccgccacgaggcggaaccttggcggaactaatctagggctccggcggagctgttctgccggggaaacttccctccgggagggggaaatcatcgccatcgtcatcaccaacgatcctctcatcgggtgggggtaaatctccatcaacatcttcaccagcaccatctcctctcaaaccctagttcatctcttatatccaatctttgtcccaaagcctcagattggtacctctgggttgctagtagtgttgattactccttgtagttgatgctagttggtttatttggtggaagatcatatgttcagatccattatgcatattaatacccctctgattatgaacatgaatatgctttgtgagtagttacttttgttcctgaggacatgggagaagtcttgctataagtagtcatgtgaatttggtattcgttcgatatttttatgagatgtatgttgtctttcctctagtggtgttatgtgaacgtcgactacatgacactttaccattatttgggcctagaggaaggcattgggaagtaataagtagatgatgggttgctagagtgacagaagcttaaaccctagtttatgcgttgcttcgtaaggggctgatttggatccatgtgtttcatatgctatggttaggtttaccttaatacttcttttgtagttgcggatgcttgcaataggagttaatcataagtgggatgcttgtccaagtaaggacagcacccaagcactggtccacccacatatcaaattatcaaagtaacgaacgcgaatcatatgaacttcatgaaaactagcttgacgataattcccatgtgtcctcgggagcgttttccttcatataagagtttgtccaggcttgtcctttgctacaaaaaggattgggccaccttgctgcactttatttacactagttacttgctacccgttacaaattaccttatcacaaaactatctgttacctataatttcagtgcttgcagagaataccttgctgaaaaccgcttgtcatttccttctactcctcgttgggttcgacactcttacttatagaaaggactacgatatatcccctatacttgtgggtcatcaagactcttttctggcgccctttccggggagtgaagcgcctttggtaaggaaaaaaaatatatagtgtgctgaaatttaatgtcacttgttactatggaaagtaatcctttgaggggctttttcggggtatcttcaccccaaccagtagagcaaatagttgctcctcaacctaatgaacctactgaaaatgtttattttgaaattccttcgggtatgatagagaaactgctatctaatccttttgcaggagatgggacagtgcatcccgatttacacttaatctatgtggatgaagtttgtggattatttaagcttgcaggtatgcccgatgatgttatcaagaagaaggtcttccctttatctttgaagggagaggcattgacatggtataggctatgtgatgatatgggatcatggaactacaaacgattgaaattggaatttcatcagaagttttatcctatgcatcttgttcatcgtgatcgtaattatatatataatttttggcctcgcgaaggagaaagcatcgctcaagcttgggggaggcttaagtcaatgttatattcatgccccaatcatgagctctcaagagaaatgattattcagaatttttatgctcggctttctcgtaataatcaatccatgctcgatacttcttgtactggctcttttatgatgaagactattgaattcaaatgggatttattggaaagaattaaacgcaactctgaagattgggacctcgacgaaggtaaagagtcaggtataataCCTAAGTTTGAttatgttaaatcttttatggataccgatgctttccgtgaatttagcactaaatatggacttgactctgagatagtagcttctttctgtgaatcatttgctactcatgttgatctccctaaggagaagtggtttaaatataatcctcccattgaagtaaaagtagttgcacctattaaagtcgAAGAAAaaactatcacttataatgatcctattgttcctactgcttatgttgagaaaccacctttccctgttaggataaagaatCATGCTAAaccttcaactgtggttcgtaagagtaatactagaacttatacacctcctgagcaaattaaagttgaacctaatattgctatggttaaagatctcttggctgataatattgatgggcatgttatttatttctgtgaggaaactg contains:
- the LOC109747755 gene encoding probable glutathione S-transferase GSTU6, producing the protein MEEELTLVGYWSSPFALRARFALNLKGLPYAYVEEVGLFDGKSPLLLASNPVHKRVPVLIHNGKPVPESQLIVQYVDEAFPASSPRLLPPDPHERAVARFWASYVDGELLSAWLPVYGGRTGEERAEAAGRVGAALETLERAFGECSKGKGFFGGDTVGLVDVVLGGFVGWLQTSEAMCGVRLLDAAATPLLAAWAERFRALDGVKEVMPDAQRLLEYNLMRRARLGLPPTSPPPPLQHQ
- the LOC109747757 gene encoding uncharacterized protein encodes the protein MDFLEPTLALDETHYQEGYTNGYDDGLVSGKEEARQVGLKNGFQAGEELGFYQGCLDVWMSVIRLDQDAFSARVRKYMEQLAALVSNYPLSDPEDEQLQGMMREIRLKFSVITGSLGAKLGYEGRPTSSEQDIEDM